Proteins from one Ananas comosus cultivar F153 linkage group 5, ASM154086v1, whole genome shotgun sequence genomic window:
- the LOC109710554 gene encoding early nodulin-93-like isoform X1, which produces MTRNPTIASPNEERASESKNSVREAVREGFKTAAIAGAVAAVPTLIGCRTIPWAKANLNYTAQALIISAASIAGFFITADRTILGNARGNTIGKHDRSP; this is translated from the exons ATGACGAGGAATCCGACGATCGCTTCTCCGAACGAAGAGAGAGCTTCGGAGTCCAAGAACTCCGTTCGCG AGGCAGTTCGAGAAGGATTTAAGACGGCCGCGATCGCCGGTGCAGTGGCTGCAGTCCCAACA TTGATTGGTTGTCGCACCATTCCATGGGCTAAAGCAAATCTCAACTACACTGCGCAAGCCCTCATTATATCAGCAG CTTCTATTGCTGGCTTTTTTATTACTGCTGATAGAACTATTCTAGGGAACGCAAGAGGAAATACTATCGGGAAGCATGATAGATCGCCATAA
- the LOC109710554 gene encoding early nodulin-93-like isoform X2, producing the protein MTRNPTIASPNEERASESKNSVREAVREGFKTAAIAGAVAAVPTLIGCRTIPWAKANLNYTAQALIISAGNARGNTIGKHDRSP; encoded by the exons ATGACGAGGAATCCGACGATCGCTTCTCCGAACGAAGAGAGAGCTTCGGAGTCCAAGAACTCCGTTCGCG AGGCAGTTCGAGAAGGATTTAAGACGGCCGCGATCGCCGGTGCAGTGGCTGCAGTCCCAACA TTGATTGGTTGTCGCACCATTCCATGGGCTAAAGCAAATCTCAACTACACTGCGCAAGCCCTCATTATATCAGCAG GGAACGCAAGAGGAAATACTATCGGGAAGCATGATAGATCGCCATAA
- the LOC109710554 gene encoding early nodulin-93-like isoform X3, which yields MTRNPTIASPNEERASESKNSVREAVREGFKTAAIAGAVAAVPTLIGCRTIPWAKANLNYTAQALIISAVGYWDL from the exons ATGACGAGGAATCCGACGATCGCTTCTCCGAACGAAGAGAGAGCTTCGGAGTCCAAGAACTCCGTTCGCG AGGCAGTTCGAGAAGGATTTAAGACGGCCGCGATCGCCGGTGCAGTGGCTGCAGTCCCAACA TTGATTGGTTGTCGCACCATTCCATGGGCTAAAGCAAATCTCAACTACACTGCGCAAGCCCTCATTATATCAGCAG TAGGTTACTGGGATCTTTGA